The following are from one region of the Stanieria cyanosphaera PCC 7437 genome:
- a CDS encoding AI-2E family transporter, with translation MLNLALLIFCFYYLQPAITIIIIAALLAFLLNYPVRIVTSIISKRSYAVAIVFIVAITIFVTLAITLFPLVLQQLEEFTKRLPVWIDSGSIQLQIFQEWAIAKNLPINVSTVAKRLEEHLANELQLLPTQILNFALEAFDSTIEILIVVVLTFYLLLYGDRFWNDLFQGLPLKISQVIKLALHQSFRNYFLGQFAIAVLMGLTLTTTFLLLKVPFGLLFGLSIGILVLIPFGDILGIISVSVLISLKSIWLGGEVLIIAAIIDQGIDNILAPRIFGTLVGLNPVWIIISLLLGAKIGGLLGVVIAVPIAGTINLSLDYFKNESINVNN, from the coding sequence ATGCTTAATTTAGCCTTATTAATTTTTTGTTTTTATTATTTACAACCAGCTATAACAATTATTATTATTGCTGCTTTGCTGGCTTTTTTATTAAATTATCCAGTCAGAATTGTAACTTCAATTATTTCTAAACGTAGTTATGCAGTAGCAATTGTCTTTATTGTGGCTATTACAATTTTTGTTACTTTAGCAATTACGTTATTTCCGTTAGTACTTCAACAACTAGAAGAATTCACCAAACGTCTTCCTGTGTGGATTGATTCTGGTAGTATTCAATTACAAATCTTTCAAGAATGGGCAATTGCTAAAAATCTGCCAATTAATGTTAGTACTGTTGCTAAGAGACTAGAAGAACATTTAGCTAATGAACTACAATTATTGCCTACACAAATTCTTAATTTTGCCCTAGAAGCATTTGACAGTACAATTGAAATTTTAATAGTTGTTGTTTTAACTTTTTATCTTTTATTATATGGCGATCGCTTTTGGAATGATCTATTTCAAGGATTACCACTAAAAATTAGTCAAGTAATTAAACTCGCTTTGCATCAAAGTTTTCGTAATTATTTTCTGGGACAATTTGCGATCGCAGTTTTAATGGGATTGACTTTAACTACTACTTTTTTACTACTTAAAGTTCCCTTTGGATTGTTATTTGGTTTAAGTATAGGAATTTTAGTTTTAATTCCTTTTGGAGATATTTTAGGAATTATTAGTGTTAGTGTTTTAATCTCTTTAAAAAGTATTTGGTTAGGAGGAGAAGTTTTAATTATCGCTGCGATTATCGATCAAGGAATAGATAATATTCTTGCTCCTAGAATTTTTGGTACGTTAGTTGGTTTAAATCCCGTTTGGATTATTATTTCTCTACTTTTAGGAGCAAAAATTGGTGGATTATTAGGAGTAGTTATAGCAGTACCAATAGCAGGAACAATTAACCTGAGTTTAGATTATTTCAAAAATGAATCAATCAATGTTAATAATTAA
- a CDS encoding MgtC/SapB family protein, which yields MLLFSQDWLEITIRLVSAISFGALIGWEREIRNKAAGLRTHMLVSLGAALFVLIPIMLSPNQQEYEALSRTIQGVATGIGFLGAGEIWRDTQPQTGKNQVHGLTSAAAIWVAAALGAAAGCGLWQMGLVGGILTLIVLRLVKKFEHYF from the coding sequence TTGCTGTTATTTTCACAAGATTGGTTAGAAATAACAATTAGGTTAGTAAGCGCGATTAGTTTTGGAGCATTAATCGGTTGGGAAAGAGAAATCCGCAATAAAGCAGCCGGATTAAGAACTCATATGTTGGTAAGTTTAGGTGCTGCTTTGTTTGTTTTAATTCCGATTATGCTTAGTCCTAATCAACAAGAGTATGAGGCTTTATCTCGTACAATTCAAGGAGTAGCTACAGGTATTGGTTTTTTGGGGGCTGGGGAAATTTGGCGAGATACTCAACCACAAACGGGTAAAAATCAAGTTCATGGTTTGACTTCTGCTGCTGCTATTTGGGTTGCTGCTGCTTTGGGTGCTGCTGCTGGTTGTGGATTATGGCAAATGGGTTTGGTTGGTGGAATTTTGACTCTAATTGTTTTGAGACTAGTCAAAAAATTTGAACATTATTTTTGA
- a CDS encoding sugar transferase — translation MNFLDNSAIISYKNKTSPQNLEIHPSVISRTKRVLDIIGALIGLIITIIIAIPIAIAIKLEDAGPVFYSQIRCGLYGKTFRIWKFRSMIVNADQQKHLVFNQAKGHIFKNENDPRITRVGRWLRRTSLDEFPQFWNVLKGEMSLVGTRPPTPDEVIQYQESHRQRLSVKPGITGEWQVRGRSRITDFEQIVSMDLKYQQKWSCFYDIYLILQTVAVVLARKGAY, via the coding sequence ATGAATTTTTTGGATAATTCAGCAATTATTTCTTATAAAAATAAAACCTCACCTCAAAACTTAGAAATTCATCCTTCTGTAATCAGTAGAACTAAAAGAGTTCTTGATATTATTGGAGCTTTAATAGGTTTAATAATTACTATTATTATTGCTATTCCTATTGCGATCGCTATAAAATTGGAAGATGCTGGTCCTGTTTTTTATAGTCAAATTCGTTGTGGTTTGTATGGGAAAACTTTTCGGATTTGGAAATTTCGCTCAATGATTGTTAATGCCGATCAACAAAAACATTTAGTTTTTAATCAAGCTAAAGGGCATATTTTTAAAAATGAAAATGATCCTCGTATTACTCGTGTAGGTCGTTGGTTACGTCGAACTAGTTTAGATGAATTTCCTCAATTTTGGAACGTACTTAAAGGAGAAATGAGTTTAGTTGGTACTCGCCCTCCAACACCTGATGAAGTTATTCAATATCAAGAATCCCATCGTCAACGTCTTTCTGTTAAACCTGGTATTACTGGAGAATGGCAAGTTAGAGGACGTTCTCGTATCACTGATTTTGAGCAAATTGTCAGCATGGATCTAAAATATCAGCAAAAATGGTCTTGTTTCTATGATATTTATTTGATTTTACAAACTGTGGCTGTCGTTTTAGCTCGTAAAGGTGCTTATTGA
- a CDS encoding Crp/Fnr family transcriptional regulator — MENQYKYIEEQPKYLEHHAELGELIVSVPFFAGLPEDSLQKINTHFVTLSHPPNQIILLENDWGGSVYFILEGWVKIRTYNLDGKEVTLNIIGQGEIFGEMAALDKMPRSTDAITLTPTIIGRIPSQKFVDLITTEPLAGVRLAQLMAKRLRQVNRRLQLREANSTSRVADAILFLVEGQGQIGETGTAIPNLPHREISSLSGLARETVTRVLTKLEKRGIIKRDADLLTIPDLPALENMIL; from the coding sequence ATGGAAAACCAATACAAATACATCGAAGAGCAACCAAAATACCTAGAACACCATGCTGAGCTTGGAGAACTAATTGTATCAGTACCTTTTTTCGCTGGTTTACCAGAAGATAGTCTCCAAAAAATTAATACTCATTTTGTCACTCTTAGCCATCCTCCCAATCAAATCATACTGTTAGAAAACGACTGGGGCGGTTCGGTTTATTTTATTTTAGAAGGTTGGGTAAAAATTCGGACTTATAATTTAGATGGAAAGGAAGTCACTCTAAATATTATTGGTCAGGGTGAAATCTTTGGCGAAATGGCAGCATTAGATAAAATGCCGCGCTCGACAGATGCTATTACTCTAACGCCGACAATTATTGGTAGAATTCCTTCTCAAAAATTTGTAGATTTAATTACTACTGAACCTTTAGCAGGAGTTCGTTTAGCTCAATTGATGGCCAAACGCTTACGTCAAGTCAACCGAAGACTACAACTACGAGAAGCAAACAGTACTTCAAGAGTAGCAGATGCCATTTTATTCCTCGTCGAAGGACAAGGACAAATAGGAGAAACAGGAACAGCGATTCCTAATTTACCTCATCGAGAAATTAGTAGTCTGAGTGGATTAGCTAGGGAAACTGTCACCCGAGTCCTTACTAAATTGGAAAAAAGAGGAATCATTAAAAGAGATGCAGATTTATTAACAATTCCTGATTTACCAGCTTTAGAGAATATGATTCTTTAG
- a CDS encoding DUF2232 domain-containing protein, whose translation MSNENQENQLPASTSDSWIEDTNWVDGDEQEDLLKQSSVVSCQLKKPIKNTTNTVIIVETAFLASTASLIWLINYYFPLGPLLKIFFPIPIALICLRRGLRASWMAALVSGLLLSVLMGPTRSIVFLMPYGLMGVQLGVCWSRRASWVLSILIGSLIGTFGLFFRFWLFSVLLGEDLWIYVITQITELTDWIFLKLGLLAQPSFFLIQILAIAMILINNLVYLFAVHLVALILLDRLGNPISRPPQWVQVLLDYED comes from the coding sequence ATGTCTAATGAAAACCAAGAAAATCAATTGCCTGCATCTACTTCAGATTCTTGGATAGAAGATACTAATTGGGTTGATGGTGATGAGCAAGAGGATTTATTAAAGCAATCATCAGTCGTAAGTTGTCAATTAAAGAAACCAATTAAAAACACGACTAACACTGTGATTATAGTTGAAACTGCCTTTTTAGCTAGTACTGCTAGTTTAATCTGGCTGATTAACTATTATTTCCCTCTTGGCCCTTTACTAAAAATCTTTTTTCCCATCCCCATTGCTTTAATTTGTTTGCGTCGGGGACTCCGCGCTTCGTGGATGGCTGCCTTAGTATCTGGACTGCTTTTATCGGTATTGATGGGTCCTACTCGTAGTATTGTCTTTCTCATGCCTTATGGTTTGATGGGAGTACAATTGGGAGTTTGTTGGAGCAGAAGAGCTAGTTGGGTATTGTCGATTTTGATTGGCTCTTTGATCGGTACTTTTGGTTTATTTTTCCGTTTTTGGCTGTTTTCAGTTTTACTAGGCGAAGATCTTTGGATTTATGTAATTACTCAAATTACTGAATTAACCGATTGGATTTTTCTCAAGCTTGGTTTGCTCGCACAACCAAGTTTTTTTCTGATTCAAATTTTAGCGATCGCAATGATTTTAATCAATAATTTAGTTTATTTGTTCGCTGTTCATCTCGTAGCTTTGATTCTTTTAGACCGTCTCGGTAATCCTATTTCTCGTCCTCCTCAATGGGTACAAGTTCTTTTGGATTACGAAGATTAA
- the cobT gene encoding nicotinate mononucleotide-dependent phosphoribosyltransferase CobT: MIYLYTQLQQGQRWLRRYQGKTPTFACILGFTATGLIPDISAAGNTPQAREYTAIADAEFLSLGVEPNPRQPLPDLTAGSSPVFISRAVIESLNLPYFIFNAGLLHALTVDHIDLEGIAANCLTSGKAMPLETVKHLFEQGLEWGKKLAQQTDYLIIGECVVGGTTTALAILTGLGIDAVGKINSSHVHCNHAQKWSIVEAGLKQGGFIPFSQITTDPLSLVAAVGDPMQVVAAGMTIAASQITGVMLAGGTQMLAVYALAKAISHYFDLEIKLEQVVVGTTRWVVEDPTGDTVGLARMIEGVPLLATGLNFTTSRYPSFRLYEQGYVKEGVGAGGCAISAHLKQGWTPSQLLTAIETLFTSYQNLGLNSVS; the protein is encoded by the coding sequence ATGATTTATCTTTACACTCAATTACAGCAGGGACAAAGATGGCTTAGAAGATATCAAGGAAAAACTCCTACTTTTGCCTGTATTTTAGGATTTACTGCCACTGGTTTAATTCCTGACATTTCTGCTGCGGGAAACACTCCTCAAGCAAGAGAGTATACAGCGATCGCTGATGCTGAGTTTTTATCTTTAGGAGTAGAACCTAATCCTCGTCAGCCTCTTCCTGATCTAACCGCTGGTAGTTCACCCGTATTTATTTCTCGGGCTGTGATTGAATCTCTTAATTTACCTTACTTTATATTTAATGCTGGCTTACTTCATGCCTTAACAGTAGACCATATTGACCTTGAAGGAATTGCTGCTAATTGTCTTACTTCTGGCAAAGCCATGCCTTTGGAAACAGTAAAACATTTATTTGAGCAGGGTTTAGAGTGGGGCAAGAAATTAGCTCAACAAACAGATTATTTAATTATTGGTGAATGTGTAGTGGGAGGAACGACTACTGCGCTTGCGATACTTACGGGTTTAGGAATAGATGCGGTGGGCAAGATAAATAGTAGTCATGTTCATTGCAATCATGCTCAAAAATGGTCAATTGTAGAAGCAGGACTAAAACAGGGAGGATTTATACCTTTTAGTCAAATCACCACTGATCCCTTGAGTTTAGTAGCTGCTGTAGGAGATCCCATGCAAGTTGTAGCTGCCGGAATGACTATCGCTGCTAGTCAGATTACGGGTGTCATGTTAGCAGGGGGTACTCAAATGCTAGCAGTGTATGCTCTAGCCAAAGCCATTAGCCATTATTTTGATTTAGAAATCAAACTAGAACAAGTAGTAGTAGGTACAACTCGTTGGGTAGTAGAAGACCCAACAGGAGATACAGTAGGATTAGCTCGGATGATTGAAGGAGTCCCACTCTTAGCGACTGGGTTAAACTTTACTACTTCCCGTTATCCCAGCTTTCGCCTTTATGAACAAGGATACGTAAAAGAAGGGGTTGGTGCAGGAGGTTGTGCTATTTCTGCTCACCTCAAACAAGGTTGGACTCCAAGTCAATTATTAACTGCCATAGAAACTCTATTTACCAGTTATCAGAATCTAGGATTGAATTCTGTAAGTTAA
- a CDS encoding extracellular solute-binding protein — protein MLDRRSFLISAATLTLGQLVSGCSQNAGNLKVLLLQGSIPPQLTNDFRKNINLEKKINFQPEVEIKKIYNWLENWQNSGKNTQSLFSWLAQENNQSKMSALVTLGDTWLTTAIQKQLIQPLDLTQLTAWKSLDSRWQNLVKRDRNGQLAENGQIWGAPYRWGNTIIVYRRDKFKDLDWQPKDWQDLWHQDLRDRISIVDQPREVIGLTLKKLGYSYNTNDLNKIPNLSSELAALHQQIKFYSSDHYLEPLIIGDTWLAVGWSTDILPLSKRYSNLGFVVPQSGTSIWADLWVQPRLAESNFGELSQWINFCWRPLAANQISLFTNAISPVTNTMKPTELPQDLLHNSIFQASLKSFALSEFITPLSSQANQQYQELWQKIRQA, from the coding sequence ATGCTCGACCGTCGTTCTTTCTTGATTAGTGCAGCAACTTTAACTCTAGGACAATTAGTTTCTGGTTGTAGTCAGAATGCTGGAAATTTAAAAGTATTGTTACTGCAAGGTTCGATTCCACCTCAACTAACCAACGATTTTCGTAAAAATATAAATTTAGAAAAAAAAATTAATTTTCAACCAGAAGTAGAAATCAAAAAAATCTATAATTGGTTAGAAAATTGGCAAAATTCAGGTAAAAATACTCAGAGCTTATTTAGTTGGTTGGCTCAGGAAAATAACCAAAGTAAAATGAGCGCTTTGGTTACTTTAGGAGATACTTGGTTAACCACAGCAATTCAAAAACAATTAATCCAACCTCTCGATCTAACTCAATTAACTGCTTGGAAAAGTTTAGATTCAAGATGGCAAAACCTAGTTAAACGCGATCGCAATGGACAGTTAGCTGAAAATGGTCAAATTTGGGGTGCGCCTTATCGTTGGGGTAATACGATCATTGTTTATCGTCGGGATAAGTTTAAAGATTTAGATTGGCAACCAAAAGATTGGCAAGATCTTTGGCATCAAGATTTACGCGATCGCATTTCAATTGTTGATCAACCTAGGGAAGTAATTGGTTTAACTTTAAAAAAACTTGGTTATTCTTACAATACTAATGATTTAAACAAAATTCCTAATTTGTCTTCGGAATTAGCAGCACTACATCAACAGATTAAGTTTTATAGTTCTGACCATTATCTTGAGCCTTTAATTATTGGAGATACTTGGTTGGCTGTTGGTTGGTCTACAGATATTTTACCTTTAAGTAAACGTTACTCTAATCTTGGTTTTGTTGTGCCACAATCGGGTACATCTATCTGGGCAGATTTATGGGTACAACCACGATTAGCTGAGAGTAATTTTGGGGAATTATCTCAATGGATTAATTTTTGTTGGCGTCCCTTAGCAGCTAATCAAATTTCTTTATTTACTAATGCAATCTCGCCTGTAACAAACACAATGAAACCTACAGAATTACCTCAAGATTTACTACATAATTCTATTTTTCAAGCTTCTCTGAAAAGTTTTGCTCTTAGTGAATTTATTACTCCTCTATCCAGTCAAGCAAATCAACAATATCAAGAACTTTGGCAAAAAATTCGTCAAGCTTAA
- a CDS encoding ABC transporter substrate-binding protein has translation MSQKNETGILLLSLLITIGLIGGGWWWFQQQENLPFNSSNNTSTSSSDDLLSPGNRVLITQNATPEKQAATAAIANNNYAEAISQLEASLKKQRNDPEALIYLNNARIGTQKAYTIAVAVPIDAETNAAQEILRGVAQAQTEINNAGGIKSVPLKVIISSDRNNLDTAQLLAQTLAQNPEILGVVGHFSSDTTLAASQVYQKAGLVMISPTSTSVDLSGVGNYIFRTVPSDRFAGNALAQYLLQQLKLQQAAVFYNSASSYSNSLKNIFTTDIFAQGGDIVGEFDLGSNSFNAADAVRQAQQQKAQALVLLANSATLDPALLVIQVNNRQLPLLGGDSLYKPQTLQIAGSNAVDLILAVPWHILADPNSSFPQTATRLWGGEVNWRTALAYDATQALIAGLERNPTRQGLQQALSAKDFVANGASGKIRFLPSGDRNQAVQLVKVVKGNRSGFGYDFVPLR, from the coding sequence ATGTCACAGAAAAATGAAACAGGAATTTTATTATTATCTTTATTAATTACGATTGGTTTAATTGGAGGCGGATGGTGGTGGTTTCAACAACAAGAAAATTTACCATTTAATTCTTCTAACAATACTTCAACAAGTTCAAGTGATGATTTATTAAGTCCAGGCAATCGAGTTTTAATTACTCAAAATGCTACACCAGAAAAACAAGCAGCAACGGCAGCGATCGCAAATAATAATTATGCCGAAGCAATATCTCAGTTAGAAGCTTCTTTGAAAAAACAGCGTAACGATCCAGAAGCTTTAATTTATCTGAATAATGCTCGAATTGGTACTCAAAAAGCTTATACCATTGCTGTGGCTGTCCCAATTGATGCCGAAACCAATGCTGCTCAAGAAATTCTTAGGGGAGTTGCTCAAGCTCAAACCGAAATTAACAATGCGGGTGGTATTAAAAGTGTACCTCTAAAAGTCATTATTTCTAGCGATCGCAATAATCTAGATACGGCTCAACTATTAGCACAAACTTTGGCACAAAATCCTGAAATTTTAGGTGTTGTCGGTCATTTTTCCAGCGATACAACTTTAGCAGCCAGCCAAGTTTATCAAAAGGCTGGTTTAGTGATGATTTCGCCTACTAGCACCTCTGTCGATCTTTCTGGCGTAGGTAATTACATTTTTCGGACTGTCCCAAGCGATCGCTTTGCAGGTAATGCTTTAGCTCAATATTTACTTCAACAATTAAAGCTACAACAAGCTGCGGTTTTTTATAATTCTGCTAGCAGTTATAGTAATTCTCTCAAAAATATTTTTACTACTGATATCTTTGCTCAAGGTGGAGATATCGTTGGGGAATTTGATTTAGGTAGTAATAGTTTTAATGCTGCTGATGCTGTTCGACAAGCACAACAACAGAAAGCGCAAGCTTTAGTTTTACTCGCTAATTCTGCTACTCTCGATCCAGCACTATTAGTTATTCAGGTTAACAATCGTCAGTTACCTTTACTAGGAGGAGATAGTCTTTATAAACCCCAAACTCTCCAAATAGCAGGAAGTAATGCAGTCGATTTAATTTTAGCTGTACCTTGGCATATTTTAGCTGATCCCAATTCTTCCTTTCCGCAAACAGCCACTCGTTTGTGGGGTGGAGAAGTCAACTGGCGTACTGCTTTAGCTTATGATGCTACCCAAGCCTTAATCGCTGGACTTGAGCGCAATCCCACTCGTCAGGGACTGCAACAAGCCTTATCGGCAAAAGATTTTGTAGCTAATGGTGCTTCAGGAAAGATTCGTTTTCTTCCTTCAGGCGATCGCAATCAAGCGGTTCAATTAGTTAAAGTTGTCAAAGGTAACCGCTCTGGTTTTGGTTATGATTTTGTACCGTTACGCTAG
- a CDS encoding GDSL-type esterase/lipase family protein codes for MQAVYSNHLTSVSSSRNSSLSFKKQHPLKIIALGDSLIYGYGDFVGGGWVERLRRQWMSPDSSGHVLYNLGVRGDRVVQVTQRLEQEFRCRGELRNRTPDLILLSVGTNDSPRLGKQNGRLFTDFFEFKQQVNHLLDAAQSLCPVLFVGMTPVDETKMPFFDCLYYNRSDQYHYKEATLQACQQRNIPYLDIFDLWLARGEHWIKTQLGDDGLHPNVQGYQTLLNDILTWQAFKTLA; via the coding sequence ATGCAGGCTGTTTATTCTAATCATTTGACTTCGGTAAGTAGTTCTCGTAATTCCAGTTTGTCTTTTAAAAAACAACATCCTTTAAAAATTATTGCTTTAGGAGATAGCCTAATTTACGGTTATGGCGATTTTGTTGGTGGGGGTTGGGTAGAAAGGTTACGTCGCCAATGGATGTCTCCAGATAGTTCTGGTCATGTATTATATAATCTAGGAGTTAGAGGCGATCGCGTTGTTCAAGTTACTCAACGTTTGGAACAAGAGTTTCGCTGTCGCGGAGAGTTGCGTAATCGTACACCTGATTTGATTTTATTATCGGTTGGTACTAATGATTCTCCTCGTCTGGGTAAACAAAATGGTCGTTTATTTACAGATTTTTTTGAATTTAAGCAACAAGTTAACCATTTACTAGATGCAGCCCAAAGTCTTTGCCCTGTACTCTTTGTTGGAATGACACCAGTGGATGAGACAAAAATGCCCTTTTTTGATTGTTTGTATTACAATCGTAGCGATCAATACCATTACAAAGAAGCTACTTTACAAGCTTGTCAACAAAGAAACATTCCTTATTTAGATATTTTCGATCTGTGGTTGGCTAGAGGTGAACATTGGATTAAAACTCAATTAGGTGATGATGGACTTCATCCTAATGTGCAGGGATATCAAACTTTATTAAACGATATTTTGACCTGGCAAGCTTTTAAAACTCTAGCGTAA
- a CDS encoding DNA-directed RNA polymerase subunit omega has product MQRRSSFDSSQIMYRADELMNAASNRYKITVQVANRAKRRRYEEMDSLEDPMMKPAIRAIIEMSDELTQPEIIGD; this is encoded by the coding sequence ATGCAAAGACGAAGCTCGTTTGACTCTTCTCAAATCATGTATCGTGCTGATGAATTAATGAATGCAGCTTCTAATCGTTATAAAATTACGGTTCAAGTAGCTAATCGTGCCAAACGTCGTCGCTATGAAGAAATGGATAGTTTAGAAGATCCAATGATGAAACCAGCTATTCGCGCCATCATTGAAATGTCTGATGAACTTACTCAACCAGAGATTATTGGTGATTAA
- a CDS encoding DUF1818 family protein → MARLLKSGNGWRIGWNPEAETYPGLVGSDDWAIELTEAELNDFCRLLLQLVETMNQMKAELMDEEKISCEAESDLLWLEVDGYPHAYSLRLILNCNRRCEGNWQEGVAQELAEAASRLNVF, encoded by the coding sequence ATGGCACGTTTACTTAAAAGTGGTAATGGTTGGCGAATTGGCTGGAATCCCGAAGCCGAAACATATCCAGGATTAGTAGGAAGTGATGATTGGGCAATTGAACTTACTGAAGCCGAATTAAATGATTTTTGTCGTCTTTTGCTTCAATTGGTTGAAACTATGAATCAAATGAAAGCAGAATTGATGGATGAAGAAAAAATTAGTTGTGAAGCAGAAAGCGATTTACTTTGGTTAGAAGTAGATGGTTATCCTCATGCTTATTCTTTACGGTTGATTCTCAATTGCAATCGACGTTGTGAAGGCAATTGGCAGGAAGGAGTTGCTCAAGAATTAGCCGAAGCTGCCAGCCGATTAAATGTATTTTAA
- a CDS encoding Gfo/Idh/MocA family protein, which translates to MNSAKKIGVAIVGTGFGQKIHLPGFQHHSRTEVVAVYHRDLGKAKATADTHNILYAYNQLDKILALPEVDVVSISTPPFLHYEMAKQVIEAGKHLLLEKPMGMNATEIKELYHLAAQKKVVAIADFEFRFIPAWQLLAEHLQQGYVGKKRLIKIDWLVTSRADRDRPWNWYSRKDMGGGALGAVGSHAFDYISWLFGSVKRLSGYLSCAIPKRPDPQAEGELKPVDADDTCLIMLELADGTPCQLAISSVTYAGRGHWVEVYGEEGTLVLGSDNLKDYVHGFRLLAAPAGKALTEVEIPKRLAFPQVFTDGRLAPFIRVIDRLVEAIDRSESLVPSLKEGVYSQLLMDLTHQSHESRSWVDVPELDRFL; encoded by the coding sequence ATGAATTCGGCTAAAAAAATCGGCGTAGCTATTGTTGGCACTGGTTTCGGGCAAAAAATTCATCTGCCAGGTTTTCAACATCATTCCCGTACCGAAGTAGTAGCAGTTTATCATCGCGACTTGGGTAAAGCTAAAGCGACCGCAGATACTCACAATATTCTTTATGCTTACAATCAATTAGATAAAATTCTCGCTTTACCAGAAGTAGATGTAGTTAGTATTTCCACACCGCCATTTTTACATTACGAGATGGCAAAACAAGTAATCGAAGCAGGGAAACATCTTCTGCTAGAAAAACCGATGGGCATGAATGCAACAGAAATTAAGGAACTATATCATCTAGCTGCCCAAAAAAAAGTAGTCGCGATCGCAGATTTTGAATTTCGTTTTATTCCTGCTTGGCAATTATTAGCAGAACATCTACAACAGGGATATGTAGGCAAGAAAAGATTAATCAAAATCGATTGGTTAGTTACTAGTCGTGCTGATCGCGATCGCCCTTGGAACTGGTATTCTCGTAAAGATATGGGTGGTGGTGCTTTAGGTGCGGTTGGTTCTCACGCTTTTGATTATATTAGCTGGTTATTTGGCTCGGTTAAACGATTATCTGGTTATTTATCCTGTGCCATTCCCAAACGCCCTGATCCTCAAGCAGAAGGCGAATTAAAACCTGTAGATGCCGACGACACTTGTTTAATTATGTTGGAATTGGCAGACGGTACTCCTTGTCAGTTAGCAATTAGTTCGGTTACCTATGCAGGTAGAGGACATTGGGTAGAAGTATATGGTGAAGAAGGAACATTAGTTTTAGGTAGTGATAATCTTAAAGATTACGTTCATGGTTTTCGTTTATTAGCTGCGCCTGCGGGTAAAGCTTTAACTGAAGTAGAAATTCCCAAAAGATTAGCTTTTCCTCAAGTGTTTACTGATGGACGTTTAGCACCTTTTATTCGAGTAATAGATCGTTTAGTTGAAGCTATTGATCGAAGCGAGTCTTTAGTTCCTTCTTTGAAAGAAGGCGTTTATTCCCAGTTATTAATGGATTTAACTCATCAATCCCATGAAAGTAGAAGTTGGGTTGATGTTCCTGAGCTAGATCGGTTTTTATAA
- the gatC gene encoding Asp-tRNA(Asn)/Glu-tRNA(Gln) amidotransferase subunit GatC: protein MIDREQVRKVAHLARLEISSAEEEQFTTQLNSILDYFEQLSELDTENVAPTTRAIELSNITRPDQLKPFTDKDALLKAAPEQEGDYFRVPQILTSDEE from the coding sequence ATGATCGATCGCGAACAAGTTAGAAAAGTTGCTCACTTAGCACGTTTAGAAATTTCTTCGGCAGAAGAAGAACAATTTACAACTCAACTTAATAGTATTTTGGATTATTTTGAACAGTTGAGTGAGCTTGATACAGAAAATGTTGCCCCAACTACAAGAGCTATAGAATTGAGTAATATTACTCGCCCCGATCAATTAAAACCTTTTACTGATAAAGATGCTTTATTAAAAGCTGCACCCGAACAAGAAGGTGATTATTTTCGTGTCCCACAAATTCTTACTTCTGACGAAGAATAA